From Methylobacterium radiodurans, a single genomic window includes:
- a CDS encoding DJ-1/PfpI family protein — protein sequence MAAPLRFGILMFPDLMQLDLAGPAEVFGAVPGAELHLLWKTREPVANSAGWRMVPTTTFADCPPLDVVCVPGGRGQVGLMDDDATLDFLRRASAGARFTTSVCTGSLVLGAAGLLRGYRAACHWMSRDQLALLGAIPVAERVVRDRDRITGGGVTAGIDFGLTVVAELCGPEAAKLVQLGIEYDPAPPFAAGSPEGAGPDLVAQAEARAKGRQEQRWAATRKAAERLA from the coding sequence CAGCTCGACCTCGCGGGGCCCGCCGAGGTGTTCGGCGCGGTGCCGGGCGCGGAGCTGCACCTACTCTGGAAGACGCGCGAGCCCGTCGCGAACAGCGCGGGCTGGCGCATGGTCCCGACCACGACCTTCGCCGACTGCCCGCCCCTCGACGTGGTCTGCGTGCCCGGCGGCCGCGGCCAGGTCGGGCTGATGGACGACGACGCGACGCTCGATTTCCTGCGCCGCGCCTCGGCGGGGGCCCGCTTCACCACCTCGGTCTGCACCGGCTCGCTGGTGCTCGGTGCGGCCGGCCTGCTGCGCGGCTACCGGGCCGCCTGCCACTGGATGTCGCGCGACCAGCTCGCGCTGCTCGGCGCGATCCCGGTGGCCGAGCGCGTGGTGCGCGACCGCGACCGGATCACCGGCGGCGGCGTGACGGCCGGAATCGATTTCGGTCTCACGGTCGTCGCCGAGCTCTGCGGCCCCGAGGCCGCCAAGCTGGTGCAGCTCGGCATCGAGTACGACCCGGCCCCGCCCTTCGCGGCGGGCTCGCCGGAGGGCGCCGGGCCGGACTTGGTGGCCCAGGCGGAGGCGCGGGCGAAGGGGCGGCAGGAGCAGCGCTGGGCGGCGACGCGGAAGGCGGCGGAGCGCCTCGCCTGA
- a CDS encoding PAS domain S-box protein, with protein MAVETPGGAGVGETAALSDSFRRFADSVPLMMWRSDESGRPIHHNECWLEFTGRSLDEELAQDWRRGLHPDDFERHARVVADAFAARAHFTVEFRLRRHDGAYRWLLDTARPLVEDGRFLGYLGSCFDITDRKHAEEHIEHALAEKETLLAEVYHRVRNNLQVMVSLIGLYGRAAPDPCRGSFEALGQRVRAIALVQQHLHEAPHIASIDLKDYLHRLASGLGQLRRAGRISVQVGGTGTGLVEPRTANALGMIVAEVVAECLDATAESVACPITIEIQAGAGAPVRLSIVSGASEADQPGRPNVPKLGPRLIAAYAAQAEIAVSGTATAADPLLLHLPEARVRT; from the coding sequence ATGGCGGTCGAGACACCAGGAGGCGCGGGGGTGGGCGAGACCGCCGCACTGAGCGACAGCTTCCGGCGCTTCGCCGATTCCGTGCCGCTGATGATGTGGCGCTCCGATGAATCGGGCCGGCCGATCCACCACAACGAGTGCTGGCTGGAATTCACCGGGCGCAGCCTCGACGAGGAGCTGGCCCAGGACTGGCGCCGCGGTCTCCATCCGGACGATTTCGAGCGCCACGCGCGCGTGGTCGCCGACGCCTTCGCCGCCCGCGCGCACTTCACGGTGGAGTTCCGCCTGCGCCGGCACGACGGAGCCTATCGCTGGCTCCTCGATACGGCACGCCCGCTCGTAGAGGATGGCCGCTTCCTGGGCTATCTCGGCTCCTGCTTCGACATCACCGACCGCAAGCATGCCGAGGAGCACATCGAGCACGCGCTCGCCGAGAAGGAGACGCTGCTCGCCGAGGTCTACCACCGGGTGCGCAACAACCTCCAGGTGATGGTCAGCCTGATCGGCCTCTACGGTCGGGCCGCGCCCGATCCCTGCCGCGGGTCCTTCGAGGCGCTCGGCCAGCGGGTCCGCGCGATCGCGCTGGTGCAGCAGCACCTGCACGAGGCCCCCCACATCGCGAGCATCGACCTCAAGGACTACCTCCATCGGCTGGCCTCGGGCCTGGGCCAGCTGCGGCGCGCCGGGCGGATCAGCGTGCAGGTCGGCGGCACCGGGACCGGCCTCGTCGAGCCGCGCACCGCCAACGCGCTCGGCATGATCGTGGCGGAGGTCGTGGCCGAGTGCCTGGACGCCACGGCGGAATCGGTCGCCTGCCCGATCACCATCGAGATCCAGGCCGGGGCCGGCGCGCCGGTGCGGCTCTCGATCGTCTCGGGCGCGAGCGAGGCGGACCAGCCCGGCCGGCCCAACGTGCCGAAGCTCGGGCCCCGCCTGATCGCCGCCTACGCGGCCCAGGCCGAGATCGCCGTGAGCGGGACCGCGACGGCGGCCGATCCCCTCCTGCTGCACCTGCCCGAGGCGCGCGTGCGGACCTGA
- a CDS encoding SufE family protein, whose product MLPPIATIIENFAFIEDDYMRLEYLIELGRALPEMPEALRTQENRVHGCESQVWIDTAVADTPEGPRLVLHGFSDSFVVKGFVALMVALYTGKSPREAAETDGFDLFRQLHFGAHVTSKRSNGVRAMVERINRDAARLTA is encoded by the coding sequence ATGCTTCCCCCGATCGCGACCATCATCGAGAATTTCGCGTTCATCGAGGACGACTACATGCGCCTCGAATACCTGATCGAGCTCGGCCGCGCCCTGCCCGAGATGCCGGAGGCGCTGCGCACGCAGGAGAACCGCGTCCACGGCTGCGAGAGCCAGGTCTGGATCGACACCGCGGTCGCCGATACACCGGAGGGACCGCGACTCGTCCTGCACGGGTTCAGCGACTCCTTCGTGGTCAAGGGCTTCGTGGCGCTCATGGTGGCGCTCTACACCGGCAAGAGCCCGCGCGAGGCCGCCGAGACGGACGGGTTCGACCTGTTCCGGCAGCTGCATTTCGGCGCCCACGTGACCTCGAAGCGCTCGAACGGCGTGCGCGCCATGGTCGAGCGCATCAATCGCGACGCGGCGCGGCTCACGGCCTGA
- a CDS encoding DNA-packaging protein: protein MAASLATAHAADLEDALSTLPPPALRALARDWLLQARADQLPPCPAAEPWTLWAVVGGRGCGKTRTGAEWVDALARGDPAFTAEPVGRIALVAETFADLREVMIEGPSGLLGIPARGQRPLWQPSRRRLTWPNGAVAQGFSAEDPDSLRGPQFGAAWCDELAKWRQPEAAFDMLQFGLRLGRHPRILVTTTPRSIPLLRRLLADPRTAVSRARTHDNAEHLAPAFLEAVMGRYGGTRLGRQELDGELIEDRADALWSRAGIEAARVAAAPPLARIVVAVDPPASSGARSDACGLVAAGVAGEHAYVLADASLQRATPEAWAAAALALYHRLAADSLVVEVNQGGEMAASVLRQCDPAVPVTPVRATRGKFLRAEPVSLLYAQGRVHHVGALPALEDELCDFGPEGLSGGGSPDRLDALVWAVTGLLLDGGGVPRIRGL, encoded by the coding sequence TTGGCAGCCTCCCTGGCAACCGCGCACGCGGCGGATCTAGAGGATGCGCTGAGCACCCTGCCGCCCCCTGCGCTGCGGGCTCTGGCGCGTGACTGGCTGCTCCAGGCCAGGGCCGACCAGCTCCCCCCCTGCCCCGCGGCGGAGCCCTGGACGCTCTGGGCCGTCGTCGGCGGGCGCGGCTGCGGCAAGACCCGCACGGGGGCGGAATGGGTCGACGCGCTGGCCCGGGGCGATCCGGCCTTCACGGCCGAGCCCGTCGGGCGCATCGCCCTGGTGGCCGAGACCTTCGCGGATCTGCGCGAGGTGATGATCGAGGGACCCTCGGGGCTCTTGGGCATCCCGGCCCGTGGCCAGCGTCCCCTCTGGCAGCCGAGCCGCCGCCGGCTCACTTGGCCGAACGGCGCGGTGGCGCAGGGTTTCTCTGCGGAGGATCCGGACTCGCTGCGCGGCCCGCAGTTCGGCGCCGCATGGTGCGACGAGCTGGCGAAGTGGCGCCAGCCCGAGGCGGCCTTCGACATGCTGCAATTCGGCCTGCGGCTCGGGCGCCACCCGCGCATCCTCGTCACCACCACGCCGCGGTCGATCCCGCTGCTGCGCCGTCTGCTCGCCGACCCGCGTACCGCGGTGAGCCGCGCCCGCACCCACGACAACGCCGAGCACCTCGCCCCCGCCTTCCTGGAGGCGGTGATGGGGCGCTACGGCGGCACCCGGCTCGGTCGGCAGGAACTCGACGGCGAGCTGATCGAGGACCGCGCGGACGCTCTCTGGAGCCGGGCCGGGATCGAGGCCGCCCGGGTTGCGGCGGCGCCGCCGCTCGCCCGGATCGTGGTGGCGGTCGATCCGCCGGCGAGTTCGGGGGCCCGCTCCGACGCCTGCGGCCTCGTCGCCGCGGGTGTCGCAGGCGAGCACGCCTACGTCCTGGCCGATGCGAGCCTGCAGCGTGCCACGCCCGAAGCCTGGGCCGCCGCCGCGCTCGCGCTCTACCACCGCCTCGCGGCGGATTCTCTCGTGGTCGAGGTGAACCAGGGCGGCGAGATGGCGGCCTCCGTGCTGCGGCAGTGCGATCCGGCCGTTCCGGTCACGCCTGTGCGGGCCACGCGGGGCAAGTTCCTGCGGGCCGAGCCGGTCTCGCTGCTCTACGCTCAAGGAAGGGTGCACCATGTCGGTGCTCTCCCGGCCCTGGAGGACGAGCTGTGCGATTTCGGGCCGGAGGGTTTGAGCGGAGGCGGCTCACCCGACCGGCTCGACGCACTGGTCTGGGCGGTGACGGGGCTGCTGCTGGATGGCGGCGGAGTGCCACGGATCCGAGGGCTCTGA